A genomic region of Leptolyngbya sp. NIES-2104 contains the following coding sequences:
- a CDS encoding UDP-N-acetylmuramoyl-L-alanyl-D-glutamate--2,6-diaminopimelate ligase → MQLRELLAKLPDVGEIPDHPALDADVKGLTTNSLSCQPGDLFIGMPGTRVDGGDFWQSAIASGAIAAIVSPEAASRAMGDPAFQSAQPPLVIPAIEMSQACSQLATAFYDFPAQTLKLVGVTGTNGKTTTTHLIEYLLERSHKNAALLGTLYTRWKGFQQTALHTTPFPVELQHQLKSAIDADCEFAVMEVSSHALAQGRVLGCEFEVAVFTNLTQDHLDFHRDMEDYFAAKALLFEGDYLKGRAIINLDDPYGRKLIDRLNRESVWTYSTEQQADLWTSDLQYESDGVSGTLHTPMGDAAFKSPLVGQFNLANLLAAVGAGLQLGLELTAIVEALPGFTGVPGRMEQVQIKPDQDISVIVDYAHTPDSLENMLKASRPFIPGQMICVFGCGGDRDRTKRPKMGNIAATLADQVIVTSDNPRTENPQQILEDVVAGIPSSVSPAVIADRATAIRTAILQAKPGDGVLIAGKGHEDYQILGTEKIHFDDREQARAALVDRFS, encoded by the coding sequence ATGCAGCTTAGAGAATTATTGGCAAAGCTTCCTGATGTCGGCGAGATTCCTGATCATCCCGCGCTTGATGCTGACGTGAAAGGATTGACGACAAATTCACTCTCTTGTCAGCCGGGAGATTTGTTTATCGGAATGCCAGGAACGCGAGTCGATGGGGGCGATTTTTGGCAAAGTGCGATCGCATCGGGAGCGATTGCCGCGATCGTTTCTCCTGAAGCCGCGAGTCGAGCAATGGGCGATCCTGCCTTTCAATCGGCTCAGCCGCCCTTGGTGATTCCTGCGATCGAGATGTCTCAAGCCTGCTCACAATTGGCGACTGCATTCTATGATTTTCCTGCTCAAACGCTGAAACTCGTTGGGGTCACGGGCACGAATGGGAAAACGACAACGACGCATTTGATCGAGTATTTGTTAGAGCGATCGCACAAAAATGCAGCGCTACTTGGAACGCTCTACACCCGCTGGAAAGGTTTTCAACAAACGGCACTGCACACGACTCCTTTCCCAGTGGAATTGCAGCATCAATTGAAATCTGCGATCGATGCCGATTGTGAGTTTGCGGTGATGGAAGTTAGTTCTCACGCGCTAGCTCAAGGTCGCGTTTTAGGATGCGAATTTGAAGTGGCAGTGTTTACGAATTTGACGCAGGATCATCTCGATTTTCACCGCGATATGGAGGATTACTTTGCGGCAAAAGCGCTGTTGTTTGAAGGGGATTATTTGAAAGGTCGAGCGATTATCAATCTCGATGATCCGTATGGGCGGAAATTAATCGATCGATTAAATCGCGAATCAGTTTGGACATACAGCACCGAACAGCAAGCGGATCTCTGGACAAGCGATTTGCAATACGAGTCGGATGGCGTGAGTGGAACGCTCCACACTCCGATGGGCGATGCTGCATTCAAATCGCCGTTAGTGGGACAGTTCAATTTAGCGAATCTGTTAGCAGCGGTGGGAGCGGGTTTGCAGTTGGGGCTGGAATTAACTGCGATCGTTGAAGCGCTTCCTGGTTTTACTGGAGTTCCCGGACGGATGGAGCAAGTCCAAATCAAGCCGGATCAAGATATCAGCGTGATTGTGGATTATGCTCATACGCCCGATAGTTTGGAAAATATGTTGAAAGCGTCTCGTCCATTCATTCCGGGGCAAATGATTTGTGTGTTTGGATGTGGAGGCGATCGCGATCGTACCAAACGCCCGAAGATGGGGAACATTGCCGCAACGTTAGCCGATCAAGTGATCGTGACTTCCGACAATCCGAGAACCGAAAATCCGCAGCAGATTCTAGAGGATGTAGTAGCTGGAATTCCGAGTTCGGTCAGTCCGGCGGTGATTGCCGATCGTGCGACTGCAATTAGGACAGCGATTTTGCAGGCGAAACCGGGCGATGGGGTTTTAATTGCTGGGAAAGGACATGAGGATTATCAGATTTTGGGAACGGAAAAAATTCATTTCGACGATCGTGAACAGGCGCGGGCGGCGTTGGTTGATCGATTTAGTTAA
- a CDS encoding CHAD domain-containing protein: MNVQIRLPQAALSHFAHRAIDKHFRKAMKQEEEVLADRDPEALHQMRVGLRRLRTAIQVFGFATDVPSVVSESRIRKFAQVLGAVRDLDVLKLELTSHTDLPDAEQKALKQTLKKLDHQRSRDFHQLEKTLNSRKYKEFKQGMEDWLALPQLNAIAQLPIQDVLPDILLPLISGILLHPAWLMGVEFALEEKLFLPITPESIRSLLDQGDLIHDLRKQMKRLRYQTELFTDFYGEDYKAQVREFQQIQEVLGQIQDSVVLQEFLHKYLDDSIEKLCPIFSNKLDQRRTIAFKEWRSLQEKYLDTKFRNQLRQLVLRH, from the coding sequence ATGAATGTCCAAATTAGATTGCCCCAAGCAGCCCTAAGTCATTTTGCTCATCGTGCAATCGATAAACATTTCCGCAAGGCAATGAAGCAAGAGGAAGAGGTACTTGCCGATCGCGATCCAGAAGCACTTCACCAAATGCGAGTGGGTTTACGTCGCCTCAGAACTGCGATTCAAGTGTTTGGGTTTGCAACTGATGTGCCTTCAGTGGTCAGTGAATCGAGAATTCGTAAATTTGCTCAAGTGCTGGGAGCCGTCCGCGATTTGGATGTTCTCAAACTTGAATTAACTTCTCATACGGATTTACCGGATGCAGAACAAAAGGCGCTAAAACAGACGTTGAAAAAATTGGATCATCAGCGATCAAGAGATTTTCATCAACTCGAAAAAACCTTGAACTCTCGCAAATACAAAGAATTCAAGCAGGGAATGGAAGATTGGTTAGCGCTACCGCAATTAAACGCGATCGCACAGTTACCCATTCAGGACGTTTTGCCTGATATTCTGTTGCCTTTAATTAGCGGCATTCTTTTACATCCTGCGTGGCTCATGGGTGTGGAATTTGCACTAGAAGAGAAGCTCTTTTTGCCAATCACACCGGAATCAATCCGATCGCTGCTCGATCAGGGAGATTTGATACATGATCTCCGGAAGCAGATGAAGCGATTGCGCTATCAAACCGAACTCTTCACAGATTTCTACGGCGAGGACTACAAAGCGCAAGTGCGCGAATTTCAACAGATTCAGGAAGTGTTAGGGCAGATTCAAGACAGCGTTGTGCTGCAAGAATTCTTACATAAATATTTGGATGACTCGATCGAGAAACTGTGTCCGATCTTCTCGAACAAACTCGACCAAAGAAGAACGATCGCGTTTAAAGAATGGCGATCGCTTCAAGAAAAATATTTAGACACTAAATTCCGTAATCAACTGAGGCAGCTTGTTTTGCGGCATTAA
- a CDS encoding glutaredoxin family protein, producing MKLTLYSKPGCHLCEGLQEKLEQIHTIELEIRDITTREDWFQAYQYEIPVLYLEETMLPRPSPRSTVQQLESMLQKYMSSNA from the coding sequence ATGAAACTCACTTTGTACAGTAAGCCGGGATGCCATTTATGTGAAGGACTGCAAGAAAAATTAGAGCAAATTCACACGATCGAACTAGAAATTCGAGATATCACAACTCGCGAAGATTGGTTCCAAGCGTATCAGTATGAGATTCCGGTTTTATACCTCGAAGAGACAATGCTTCCCCGTCCTTCTCCGCGATCGACGGTGCAACAATTGGAATCTATGTTACAGAAATATATGTCATCAAACGCCTAA
- the purN gene encoding phosphoribosylglycinamide formyltransferase — MVALISPEHTEFPPHPRLKLGVMASGSGSNFEAIAQSIQDGHLNAEIQVVIYNNPDAKVVDRANRFGIPSVLLNHREFTSREDLDQAIVNTLKQHSADWVIMAGWMRIVTPVLIEAFRDRILNIHPSLLPSFKGNRAVDQALQAGVKITGCTVHLVVPEVDSGRIIIQAAVPVMEGDSVETLQHRIHAQEHRIYPAAIAIAAIHSVTDDNGHQS, encoded by the coding sequence ATGGTTGCGCTGATTTCCCCTGAACATACTGAATTTCCGCCTCACCCGCGTCTGAAGCTTGGTGTGATGGCTTCGGGGAGTGGTAGCAACTTTGAAGCGATCGCGCAATCAATCCAAGATGGGCATCTCAATGCAGAAATCCAAGTCGTAATCTATAACAATCCAGACGCGAAGGTTGTCGATCGAGCAAACCGTTTTGGTATTCCATCGGTCTTACTAAATCATCGAGAGTTCACGAGTCGGGAAGATTTGGATCAAGCGATCGTCAACACTTTGAAACAGCATTCAGCGGACTGGGTGATTATGGCGGGTTGGATGCGGATTGTGACTCCGGTTTTGATCGAGGCATTTCGCGATCGTATTCTCAACATTCACCCCAGTTTGTTACCCAGCTTTAAAGGAAATCGCGCTGTAGATCAAGCCCTTCAAGCAGGAGTTAAGATCACAGGCTGCACCGTTCATTTAGTGGTTCCAGAAGTTGATAGTGGAAGAATTATCATACAAGCAGCCGTTCCGGTAATGGAGGGCGATAGCGTGGAAACCTTGCAGCATCGGATTCACGCCCAAGAGCATCGAATTTATCCGGCAGCCATTGCGATCGCTGCGATACATTCCGTTACTGATGATAATGGGCATCAGTCTTAA
- a CDS encoding carbohydrate ABC transporter permease — MLLDHTKSKSDSGFSRLLDRDAIAAWIFLAPALILLSVFVIYPIAYLCYLSFTTGSFTRVGVRWVGLRNYWRLLLSPDFWQVMGNTVYFTIATLLPSLVIPLGLAVLLNQSILFRGLLRAAYFIPSITSLVAVGLGFRWLFQTDGVINQWLGAVNIPAIPWLQSTVWAMPVLILLSIWKQIGFNMVVFLAGLQTIPISRYEAAELDGANSWQKFRYVTLPGLRATIVFVTVTTAIFTLRSFEQVYVITGGGPMNSTNLLVYFIYDQAFAQFDFGYAAAAATILLLIALVLVYWQLRTTED, encoded by the coding sequence ATGCTTCTAGATCACACCAAGTCCAAATCAGATTCCGGATTCTCGCGTTTGTTGGATCGAGATGCGATCGCAGCTTGGATCTTTCTTGCGCCTGCCCTGATTCTGTTGAGTGTATTTGTGATTTATCCGATCGCGTACCTGTGCTATCTCAGTTTCACAACTGGCAGCTTTACACGGGTGGGAGTGCGCTGGGTCGGGCTGCGGAATTACTGGCGATTGTTGCTTAGTCCCGACTTTTGGCAAGTGATGGGGAATACGGTGTATTTTACGATCGCAACTCTGCTTCCCAGTTTGGTCATTCCATTGGGCTTAGCTGTGTTGTTGAATCAATCCATTTTGTTTCGCGGATTGCTCAGAGCTGCATACTTTATTCCATCCATTACTTCTCTCGTTGCAGTTGGATTAGGATTTCGCTGGCTGTTTCAAACAGATGGCGTGATTAATCAATGGCTTGGTGCAGTTAATATTCCCGCGATTCCTTGGCTGCAAAGTACGGTTTGGGCAATGCCAGTCTTGATTTTGCTGAGTATTTGGAAGCAGATCGGATTCAATATGGTGGTGTTTTTAGCGGGACTGCAAACGATTCCGATCAGTCGATATGAAGCGGCGGAATTGGACGGGGCGAACAGTTGGCAGAAGTTTCGATATGTGACGCTGCCGGGATTAAGAGCGACGATCGTATTTGTCACCGTCACGACTGCAATTTTTACGCTCAGAAGTTTCGAGCAAGTTTATGTGATCACAGGTGGCGGTCCTATGAATTCGACAAACCTGCTCGTTTACTTCATTTACGATCAAGCGTTTGCTCAATTTGATTTTGGGTATGCGGCAGCAGCAGCAACGATTTTATTGCTAATTGCGCTTGTGCTGGTTTACTGGCAATTAAGAACGACCGAAGACTAA
- a CDS encoding branched-chain amino acid ABC transporter permease — protein MDAFFGQLIQLIVNGVSVGSIIALSAVGLTLSYGILRLSNFAHGDFMTVGAYFTLLFNAIGINIWVSMVFSAIATIGVTLLSEALLWAPMRKKRATATTLIIISIGLALFLRNGIIFIWGGGNQRYNLPVARALSFGGITIPFNQLVVIVLAVVAIAGLHYLLQNTKIGKAMRAVADDLDLARTTGINVDRVVLWTWIIAGGLTALGGSMLGLVEAVRPNMGWFLILPLFASVILGGIGNPYGAIAGGLIIGIAQEVGAGISDLLTPIASNPIAALIINTRLFTAQYKLGIALLIMVIVLLVRPQGLFKGTA, from the coding sequence ATGGATGCCTTTTTTGGTCAGCTTATCCAGTTAATTGTTAACGGAGTTTCGGTTGGGAGCATTATCGCCCTCTCTGCGGTTGGACTAACGCTGTCTTATGGAATTCTGCGCTTATCAAATTTTGCTCACGGCGATTTCATGACGGTAGGCGCTTATTTTACGCTGCTGTTCAATGCGATCGGGATTAATATTTGGGTGTCGATGGTCTTTTCTGCGATCGCGACAATCGGAGTGACTCTGCTGAGTGAAGCGCTTCTCTGGGCACCGATGCGGAAAAAACGAGCGACTGCAACCACGCTGATTATTATCTCGATCGGGCTTGCTCTTTTTCTTCGCAATGGCATCATTTTCATCTGGGGTGGCGGCAACCAGCGCTACAATCTCCCGGTTGCTCGTGCACTCTCTTTTGGTGGAATCACGATTCCGTTTAATCAACTCGTAGTGATTGTGCTTGCAGTCGTCGCGATCGCTGGACTGCATTACCTGCTGCAAAATACCAAAATCGGGAAGGCGATGCGGGCAGTCGCGGACGATTTGGATTTGGCGAGAACAACGGGGATTAATGTCGATCGTGTCGTGCTCTGGACGTGGATTATTGCTGGCGGATTAACGGCGTTAGGCGGCAGTATGTTAGGACTGGTGGAAGCGGTGCGTCCGAATATGGGATGGTTCTTGATTTTGCCGCTGTTTGCGTCGGTGATTTTAGGGGGAATTGGTAATCCGTACGGCGCGATCGCAGGTGGATTAATCATCGGAATTGCTCAGGAAGTCGGGGCTGGAATTTCCGATCTGCTTACGCCGATCGCATCGAACCCGATTGCGGCACTGATCATCAATACACGACTTTTTACAGCGCAATATAAGTTAGGCATTGCATTGTTAATTATGGTGATTGTGCTGTTAGTGCGACCGCAAGGATTGTTCAAGGGGACGGCTTAG
- a CDS encoding ABC transporter permease, protein MSRSSALRYYVFSRLLLAPLMLWLITTIVFFLLRATPGDPVDALLGPRAPQAAKDALRERLGLNKSLFFQYLDYIGSLLRFDLGQSLTADDQSVWQIIGDFFPATVELAIVALAIALIVGITVGAVSASRPNTAIDAGGRLFGIITYSIPMFWFGMLLQLVFAVGLKWFPLGTRFPVTIASPNQITGIYTIDSLLSGNFSQFFTALYYLALPSITLGVLISGIFERIVRVNLRQTLQSEYVEAARARGIPESKILINHALKNAMIPVITILGLTLAALLGGAILTEVTFSWPGLANRLYRAIGQRDYPTVQGIVVFFAGIVAIASIAIDIINAYIDPRIRY, encoded by the coding sequence ATGTCACGATCGAGCGCGTTACGGTATTACGTTTTTTCCCGATTGTTGTTAGCCCCGTTAATGTTGTGGCTGATTACAACGATCGTATTTTTCTTATTGCGGGCAACTCCGGGCGATCCGGTCGATGCCCTTCTCGGTCCCAGAGCACCCCAAGCCGCAAAAGACGCACTCCGAGAGCGTTTAGGGCTGAATAAATCTTTGTTCTTCCAGTACTTAGATTACATCGGGTCACTGTTGCGATTTGATTTAGGACAATCTCTAACCGCTGATGATCAATCGGTTTGGCAAATTATTGGTGATTTCTTTCCAGCAACGGTGGAATTGGCGATCGTAGCTTTAGCGATCGCGCTCATCGTCGGAATTACCGTTGGCGCGGTTTCTGCCTCACGTCCCAATACTGCGATCGATGCAGGTGGGCGACTGTTCGGAATCATTACTTACTCGATTCCGATGTTCTGGTTTGGAATGCTGTTACAGCTTGTATTTGCAGTGGGATTAAAATGGTTTCCGCTGGGAACGAGATTTCCCGTGACGATCGCATCTCCGAATCAGATTACGGGAATTTATACGATCGACAGTCTCCTAAGCGGCAATTTCAGCCAATTTTTCACCGCGCTTTACTATCTTGCATTGCCATCGATTACGCTCGGAGTGTTGATCAGCGGCATTTTTGAACGAATTGTCCGCGTCAATCTCAGACAAACCTTGCAATCTGAATATGTCGAAGCTGCCCGCGCAAGAGGAATCCCAGAATCGAAAATCCTCATCAATCATGCGTTGAAAAATGCCATGATTCCAGTGATTACGATTCTGGGTTTGACTTTAGCTGCGTTGTTAGGAGGAGCAATTCTCACAGAGGTCACATTCTCGTGGCCCGGACTCGCAAATCGCTTGTACCGAGCCATTGGACAACGAGACTATCCAACCGTTCAAGGCATCGTTGTCTTCTTTGCTGGCATTGTTGCGATCGCCAGTATCGCGATCGACATTATCAACGCCTACATCGACCCAAGAATTCGCTATTAG
- a CDS encoding SDR family oxidoreductase produces the protein MTKTVLITGASTGIGRSTALLFAQKGWNVIATMRSPEKADWITGTIHPLKLDVTDSESIKSAIAQSLSQFGSNAERGAGIDVLVNNAGYALVGAFENCSSEQIRKQFDTNVFGLMEVTKALLPHFRERRSGVIINIASIGGRISFPTYTVYNSTKWAVEGFSEGLQYELEPFNIRVKIIEPGPIKTDFYDRSPDVAKSEITAYDEFVNRVLASLNRAGERGEPAEVVAQTIYKAAIDNSNQLRYSCDRLGGVFLTLRKVLPDNVFSTIIRSGTTR, from the coding sequence ATGACGAAAACTGTTCTAATTACAGGCGCATCGACAGGAATCGGTCGATCGACCGCGCTTCTATTTGCCCAAAAAGGCTGGAACGTCATTGCAACGATGCGATCGCCGGAAAAAGCCGATTGGATCACCGGAACCATTCACCCGCTCAAATTGGATGTGACGGATTCGGAATCGATCAAAAGCGCGATCGCTCAATCTCTTTCACAATTTGGCTCGAACGCGGAGCGCGGCGCAGGCATCGATGTTCTCGTCAACAATGCCGGATACGCCTTGGTGGGTGCATTCGAGAACTGTTCATCTGAGCAAATTCGCAAACAGTTCGATACAAATGTGTTCGGCTTGATGGAAGTTACGAAAGCTCTATTGCCGCATTTTCGGGAACGGCGATCCGGCGTGATTATTAACATCGCTTCGATCGGCGGTCGAATATCATTTCCCACTTACACGGTCTACAACTCAACGAAATGGGCGGTTGAAGGCTTTTCCGAAGGGCTTCAGTACGAATTAGAGCCGTTCAATATTCGCGTCAAAATCATTGAACCGGGTCCGATTAAAACCGATTTCTACGATCGCTCTCCCGATGTCGCCAAATCCGAAATCACAGCCTATGACGAATTTGTGAATCGAGTGTTAGCAAGTCTCAATCGGGCAGGTGAACGGGGCGAACCTGCTGAAGTCGTCGCGCAAACGATTTACAAAGCTGCGATCGATAACTCAAATCAATTGCGCTATTCCTGCGATCGTTTAGGTGGCGTTTTTCTGACGCTAAGAAAAGTGCTGCCCGACAACGTATTTAGTACAATTATTCGCAGCGGTACGACTCGGTGA
- a CDS encoding ABC transporter ATP-binding protein, giving the protein MTSPILEVQNVHAGYVKDLDILQGANMRVLPGELVAIIGPNGAGKSTLAKTVFGLLKPHTGTIKFNGQEIAGLRSDQIVQRGMSYVPQIANVFPSLTVEENLEMGAFVRDVPLQPLKDEIYQRFPRLAERRKQRAGTLSGGERQMLAMGKALMLKPTLLLLDEPSAALSPILVNSVFEQIRQVNRDGTAIVLVEQNARRALEMADRGYVLESGRDRFEGIGSELLNNPRVAELYLGAGRAH; this is encoded by the coding sequence ATGACTTCTCCGATCCTTGAAGTTCAAAACGTTCATGCAGGCTATGTGAAAGATTTAGATATTCTGCAAGGCGCAAATATGCGAGTGTTGCCGGGTGAACTCGTGGCGATTATTGGACCGAATGGGGCGGGAAAATCGACATTAGCAAAAACAGTATTCGGATTGCTCAAACCGCATACAGGAACGATCAAATTTAACGGGCAAGAGATTGCCGGACTGCGATCGGATCAAATTGTCCAGCGTGGAATGTCTTATGTGCCGCAGATTGCGAACGTGTTTCCGTCGTTAACCGTTGAAGAAAATCTCGAAATGGGGGCATTTGTCCGCGATGTCCCTCTCCAACCGCTCAAGGACGAAATCTATCAGCGATTTCCCCGACTTGCAGAACGCCGCAAACAAAGAGCCGGAACCTTGTCAGGCGGAGAACGGCAAATGTTAGCGATGGGAAAAGCGTTGATGCTGAAACCGACTTTGCTACTGCTCGATGAACCTTCTGCGGCATTGTCTCCGATTCTGGTCAACAGCGTGTTCGAGCAGATTCGGCAGGTTAACCGCGACGGAACCGCGATCGTACTCGTGGAACAAAATGCCCGCAGAGCGTTAGAAATGGCAGATCGGGGTTATGTGCTGGAATCGGGACGCGATCGCTTTGAAGGCATCGGCTCGGAACTGTTGAACAATCCAAGAGTTGCAGAACTCTATCTAGGTGCAGGTAGAGCACACTAA
- a CDS encoding HAD-IB family phosphatase: MKRIVFCDFDGTITQTETFVAMLKHFTPVLAERLLPEIYAKRLTLREGVRRFIQSIPSVRYSEIIEFTRTQPIRPGLLELLDLLDAEAIPFVVISGGLKGMVESVLNPLHDRIHAIHAMEVDTRGTFLQVHSAYESGTELVAKAQIMANYEADQTIAIGDSITDLNMALAASIVFARSPLTRYLEERNQPYIPWNDFFEVRDYLRNHILSRPLEQSLRSH, encoded by the coding sequence ATGAAGCGCATTGTATTTTGCGACTTTGACGGCACAATTACACAAACTGAAACATTCGTCGCAATGCTGAAACACTTTACACCTGTATTAGCAGAACGATTACTTCCTGAGATTTATGCAAAACGCTTAACGCTACGGGAAGGAGTTCGGCGATTCATACAATCGATTCCATCGGTTCGATACAGCGAAATCATTGAGTTTACTAGAACGCAGCCGATTCGCCCCGGTTTGCTCGAACTACTCGATCTTCTTGACGCAGAAGCGATCCCGTTTGTTGTAATTTCGGGTGGCTTAAAAGGAATGGTTGAATCTGTTCTCAATCCACTGCACGATCGGATTCATGCGATTCATGCCATGGAAGTCGATACACGAGGAACATTTTTACAAGTTCACTCAGCTTACGAAAGCGGAACAGAACTCGTAGCAAAAGCGCAAATTATGGCGAACTATGAGGCGGATCAAACGATCGCGATCGGCGATTCAATTACCGATTTAAACATGGCGTTAGCGGCATCGATCGTATTTGCTCGTTCACCGCTAACCCGCTATCTAGAAGAACGAAATCAGCCTTACATTCCCTGGAATGATTTCTTTGAAGTACGAGATTACTTGCGAAATCACATTCTAAGCCGTCCCCTTGAACAATCCTTGCGGTCGCACTAA
- a CDS encoding Hsp70 family protein, with the protein MVYLIHVHLLALRMPYAIDFGTSNTVITRWNAATQQPETLSIPGISQRLAQNPPLIPSLVYVENAAQGSVTIGQQVRDRALDVGTDSRFFRNFKRGIGTDVQGFLPELDGQTVRFEQVGEWFLTQIINQLKTTDPEIAESLTFTVPVDSFEAYRLWLGQICESLDINQVRMIDEPTAAALGYGISDRQTLLVIDFGGGTLDLSIVQINVSETARSQPMGFILKWGQKSFKEQSGQKAKIARVIAKAGQNLGGSDLDNWIVDHFVNTQELTATPLIARLSERLKIQLSLSTQAQEVFFDDETFESYDLSLTRSQFEQILSDRGFFTQLDESMEQVLQQARRQGLAVSDIDAVLLVGGTVQIPAVQNWVKQYFDASLIRCEKPFEAIAQGALQLSQGVQLKDFLYHGYGIRYWDRRQNCHNWHPLVKAGQPYPMEKPVELVLGASVDNQPSIELIIGEMGTETTQTEVYFDGDRLVTRNLSTSQAPVQALNDRDGSRSIADLDPPGVPGSDRIKVQFVVDSARFLKITVEDLLTDRTLVEDQPVVQLS; encoded by the coding sequence TTGGTATACCTGATTCACGTTCATCTACTTGCGCTCAGAATGCCTTACGCGATCGACTTCGGAACCAGTAATACGGTGATCACTCGCTGGAATGCAGCGACCCAACAGCCCGAAACCCTCTCGATTCCTGGAATTTCTCAACGATTGGCACAGAATCCGCCGCTGATTCCCAGTCTGGTTTATGTTGAGAATGCAGCGCAGGGAAGCGTCACGATCGGTCAACAGGTGCGCGATCGTGCATTAGATGTCGGCACGGATTCCCGATTTTTCCGCAACTTTAAGCGCGGAATTGGCACCGATGTACAAGGATTTCTACCCGAATTAGATGGGCAAACGGTTCGATTCGAGCAAGTGGGCGAATGGTTCCTGACGCAAATTATTAATCAACTGAAAACGACCGATCCTGAAATTGCAGAATCACTGACTTTCACGGTTCCGGTGGATAGCTTCGAGGCGTATCGGCTGTGGTTAGGTCAGATTTGCGAATCGCTCGACATTAATCAAGTCAGAATGATCGATGAACCGACTGCTGCGGCGTTGGGGTATGGAATTAGCGATCGACAAACGCTTTTAGTCATCGATTTTGGTGGCGGCACTCTCGATTTATCGATCGTTCAAATCAACGTGAGTGAAACCGCTCGATCGCAACCGATGGGATTTATTTTGAAATGGGGACAGAAATCATTCAAGGAACAATCTGGACAAAAAGCAAAGATTGCTAGAGTGATTGCTAAAGCAGGACAAAATTTAGGCGGATCAGATCTGGATAATTGGATCGTGGATCATTTTGTCAATACTCAAGAACTTACAGCAACACCACTGATTGCAAGACTATCGGAACGGTTAAAAATTCAGCTTTCTCTCTCGACTCAAGCGCAGGAAGTGTTCTTCGATGATGAAACGTTTGAGAGTTATGACTTATCTTTAACGCGATCGCAGTTTGAGCAAATTTTGAGCGATCGAGGTTTTTTCACTCAACTCGACGAATCAATGGAACAAGTTTTACAACAAGCCCGCCGCCAAGGACTTGCAGTGAGTGACATTGATGCAGTTCTCTTAGTCGGTGGAACGGTTCAAATTCCAGCCGTTCAGAACTGGGTGAAACAGTATTTTGATGCGAGTCTGATTCGATGTGAGAAACCATTTGAAGCGATCGCACAAGGAGCCTTACAACTGAGCCAAGGTGTTCAACTCAAAGATTTTCTCTATCACGGTTACGGGATTCGATACTGGGATCGACGGCAAAACTGTCACAACTGGCATCCATTAGTCAAAGCCGGACAACCTTATCCAATGGAAAAGCCTGTAGAACTCGTACTTGGCGCATCTGTAGATAATCAACCGAGTATCGAACTGATCATCGGTGAAATGGGAACTGAAACGACTCAGACTGAAGTGTATTTCGATGGCGATCGCTTAGTCACAAGAAATCTCTCAACTTCTCAAGCTCCGGTGCAGGCGTTAAACGATCGAGACGGATCACGCAGTATTGCCGATCTTGATCCACCAGGAGTACCAGGAAGCGATCGAATTAAAGTGCAATTCGTCGTGGATAGCGCTCGTTTTCTCAAAATCACCGTGGAAGATCTGTTAACCGATCGAACGCTCGTCGAAGATCAGCCCGTCGTGCAACTAAGTTAA